The following coding sequences are from one Nicotiana tomentosiformis chromosome 3, ASM39032v3, whole genome shotgun sequence window:
- the LOC138908067 gene encoding uncharacterized protein: protein MRFAEFVHHMIWLVRTEKERIRRFIDGLSYQLHFVMTQENTSGARLDEVVDIARRLKLVCSQEREEREAKRSRGFCGFRGVSSRGSPTTVKVILIGTLIWLVRFIWVYQLAMVHTVLVWVNYLSVLSQLKVHLVLHRFRVHLCQVLPAVILVLGARFSPHHQRGVASSYFEVVASDAVITVSPIHVSTPVGDTIVVDRVYRSCIVTIGGLETRVDLLLLSMIDFDVILGMDWLSPSYASVDYHVMTVTLAMSGLPRIEWRGSLDYTPNKVISYLKAQQMVGKGCLPYLAFMRDVGADTSTIDSVPVVRNFSDIFPVDLPDMPPDRDVDFGIDLVPSTQPIFIPLYRMAPAELKELKKQLHELLAKGFIRPSVSPWGVSILFMKKDGTMQMCIEYRQLNKLQSRTKPLTRLTQKGAPFRWSDEFEESFSKLKTALATTPVLVLPSASGSYTVYCDGYRIGIGKANMVVDTLSRKAVSMGRLAFIPIGERPLASDVQALANRERQYDDPYLLVLKDMARHGNAKDVTIRYDGVLRMQILDDMLRVCVIDFGGSWDQFLSLGEFAYNNSYQSSIQMALSKALYGRRYRSPVGWFGPGEARLLVIDLVKDALDKVKLIQDRLRMTQSKQKSYADQKVHDVAYMVEEKVLPRVSPMKGVVRFGKKGKLSPRYIGPFEVLERIREVGYRLALPPSLSSVHPVFHVSMLWKYVGDPFHVLDFITVQLDGDLTYDVEPVAILDWQVQKLRSKNIASEKVQWRGHPVEESTWETERDMRNRYPCLFETPVMILDPFENERLFKRGRM, encoded by the exons atgagatttgCAGAGTTTGTCCATCACATGATCTGGTTGGTTCGCACAGAgaaggagaggattaggaggttcattgatggcctcagctatcagttgcattttgttatgactcAAGAGAATACATCAGGTGCTAGGTtggatgaggtggttgatattgctcggcggcTAAAGTTGGTctgtagtcaggagcgtgaggagagagaggccaagaggtctcgtggttTTTGTGGTTTCAGAGGTGTTTCTTCTAggggcagtcctaccacagtAAAGGTCATCCTTATAGGCACACTCATATGGCTCGTCAGGTTCATCTGGGtgtatcagctagccatggttcatacagtgctcgtctGGGTCAATtatctctcagtgctctcccagctcaaggttcatctcgtgctccatcggttcagggttcatctgtgccaGGTCCTTCCAGcagttattctagttctcggggcccgattcagtccccaccaccagcGGGGAGTTGCTTCAAGTTACTTCgaggttgttgcttcagatgcagtgatcacag tttcacctattcatgtatctacaccagtgggcgatactattgttgtggaccgtgtgtatcggtcgtgtattGTGACCATTGGAGggttggagactagagttgacctcttattacttagtatgattgattttgacgtgattttgggtatggattggttgtctccatctTATGCTAGTGTGGATTATCACGTTatgaccgtgacgttggcgatgtcggggttgccaaggatcgagtggagaggttctctggatTATACTCCCAAcaaggtgatttcatatttgaaggcccaacaaaTGGTTGGAAAGGGGTGTttgccatatttggcctttatGAGAGATGTCGGTGCTGATACTTCTAcgattgattctgttccggtagtgCGAAACTTTTCGGATATATTTCCTGTTGACCTGCCGgacatgccacccgacagggatgttgattttggaattgacttggtgccgagcactcagcccatttttattcctctgtatcgtatggcaccagcagagttgaaggaattgaaaaagCAGCTTCATGAGCTTCTTgctaaggggtttattcggcctagtgtatcgccttggggtgtatCGATTCTGTTTatgaagaaggatggtactatgcagatgtgcatcgaatataggcagttgaacaagttacaatcaagaacaa agcctttgactaggttgacccaaaagggtgctcctttcaggtggtcagatgagtttGAGGAGAGCTTTTCGAAGCTCAAGACTGCGTTggccacaactccagttctagttttgccttcagcttcaggctcttatacagtttattgtgatggttatcggattggtattgg gaaggccaatatggtggtcgataccttgagtagaaaggcggtaagTATGGGtcgccttgcattcattcctattggtgagagaccacttgcatcagatgtgcaggccttggccaaccg agagcgtcagtatgatgatccctatttgcttgtccttaaggatatggcTCGGCACGGTAATGCCAAGGATGTTACGATTCgatatgatggggtgttgcggatgcag atattggatgatatgctacgcgtttgtgtcatagactttgggggttcttgggatcagtttctgtcgCTTGgcgagtttgcctataacaatagctaccaatcgagcattcagatggctctttctaaggctttgtatgggagacggtatcggtctccggtgggttggtttgggccgggtgaggctaggctattggttaTTGACTTGGTtaaggatgctttggacaaggttaagttgattcaagatcggcttcgcaTGACGCAATCTAAACAGAAGAGCTACGCCGAtcagaaggttcatgatgttgcttacatggtggaaGAGAAGGTACTACCCAGAGTTTCTCCCATGAAAGGTGTtgtgaggtttggaaagaagggcaagttgagccctcgatatattggcccgtttgaggtgcttgagaggattcgAGAGGTGggttacaggcttgcattgccacctagtctatcgagtgttcatccagtgtttcacgtatccatgctctggaagtatgtcggcgatccatttcatgttttggacttcatcaCGGTCCAATTGgacggtgatttgacttatgatgtggagccggtggctattttggattggcaggttcaaaagttgaggtcaaagaacatagcttcagagaaggtgcagtggagaggtcatccagtcgaggagtcTACTTGGGAGACAGAGCGGGATATGCGGaacagatatccatgcctatttgagactccagttatgattttagacccgttcgagaatgaacgcttatttaagaggggaaggatgtaa